The following are from one region of the Nocardioides marmotae genome:
- a CDS encoding ubiquitin-like protein Pup — MAQEQKQPKRSSETEEAVETAPETDVAERKEALDSDIDDILDEIDDVLETNAEDFVKSFIQKGGQ; from the coding sequence ATGGCACAGGAGCAGAAGCAGCCGAAGAGGTCCTCGGAGACCGAGGAGGCCGTCGAGACCGCCCCGGAGACCGACGTCGCGGAGCGCAAGGAAGCCCTGGACAGCGACATCGACGACATCCTCGACGAGATCGACGACGTCCTGGAGACCAACGCCGAGGACTTCGTGAAGTCCTTCATCCAGAAGGGCGGGCAGTAG
- the prcB gene encoding proteasome subunit beta yields the protein MSDPRLPAAYLQPGVSSFADFLAEQAPDLLPARRTMPPGNAGDLAPHGTTIVAATFPGGVVMAGDRRATMGNIIAQRDIEKVFPADEYSAVGIAGTAGLAVEMVRLFQTELEHYEKIEGTTLSMDGKANRLAALIRGNLGMAMQGLAVVPLFAGYDLTASQGRIFSYDVTGGRYEETAFHSVGSGSLFARGALKKLYRDDLSTEDCVTLVVQALYDAADDDSATGGPDLARRIFPVVQVITADGGHRMTDAEVATIADRVVAGRMNRPDGPVAPLTGPTTGGEVR from the coding sequence TTGTCCGATCCTCGCCTGCCCGCGGCCTACCTCCAGCCGGGCGTCTCGTCGTTCGCCGACTTCCTCGCCGAGCAGGCGCCCGACCTGCTGCCTGCGCGCCGGACGATGCCGCCGGGCAACGCCGGCGACCTGGCGCCGCACGGCACCACGATCGTCGCCGCGACCTTCCCCGGGGGCGTCGTGATGGCCGGAGACCGCCGGGCGACGATGGGCAACATCATCGCCCAGCGCGACATCGAGAAGGTCTTCCCGGCCGATGAGTACTCCGCGGTCGGCATCGCCGGCACCGCCGGGCTCGCGGTCGAGATGGTGCGCCTGTTCCAGACCGAGCTCGAGCACTACGAGAAGATCGAGGGCACCACCTTGTCGATGGACGGCAAGGCCAACCGCCTCGCCGCCCTCATCCGGGGCAACCTCGGCATGGCCATGCAGGGCCTGGCCGTCGTGCCGCTCTTCGCCGGCTACGACCTCACCGCCTCCCAGGGCCGGATCTTCAGCTACGACGTGACCGGCGGCCGCTACGAGGAGACCGCGTTCCACTCGGTCGGCTCCGGCTCGCTGTTCGCCCGCGGCGCACTGAAGAAGCTCTACCGCGACGACCTCAGCACCGAGGACTGCGTCACCCTCGTCGTGCAGGCGCTCTACGACGCCGCCGACGACGACTCCGCCACCGGTGGCCCCGACCTGGCCCGCCGGATCTTCCCCGTCGTCCAGGTGATCACCGCCGACGGCGGCCACCGGATGACCGACGCCGAGGTCGCCACGATCGCCGACCGGGTGGTCGCCGGCCGGATGAACCGCCCCGACGGCCCCGTCGC